From a single Serratia surfactantfaciens genomic region:
- the rfaF gene encoding ADP-heptose--LPS heptosyltransferase RfaF: MKILVIGPSWVGDMMMSQSLYRTLKAEYPSAEIDVMAPAWCRPLLARMPEVNQALAMPLGHGALGLGERRRLGRALRANRYDRAYVLPNSFKSALVPFFADIPQRTGWRGEMRYGLLNDVRVLDKTAFPLMVQRYVALAYDKGRIQRADDLPQPLLWPQLQVSDEEIAETTSAFNLTDSRPIVGFCPGAEFGPAKRWPHYHYATLAQQLIESGYQVTLFGSAKDHEAGEQIRAALQEDARDFCLNLAGKTQLEQAVILIAACRAVVSNDSGLMHVAAALNKPLIALYGPSSPDFTPPLSDKARVIRLISGYHKVRKGDADQGYHQSLIDIQPQQVLDALTPLLVASEE; the protein is encoded by the coding sequence ATGAAAATACTGGTTATCGGCCCTTCTTGGGTTGGCGACATGATGATGTCGCAAAGTCTCTATCGCACCCTGAAGGCCGAATACCCGTCGGCGGAGATCGATGTGATGGCGCCGGCCTGGTGCCGCCCGCTGCTGGCGCGCATGCCGGAAGTCAATCAGGCGCTGGCGATGCCGCTGGGCCACGGCGCGCTGGGGCTCGGCGAGCGCCGCCGCCTGGGGCGCGCCCTGCGCGCCAACCGTTACGATCGCGCTTACGTTCTGCCCAACTCGTTCAAATCCGCGCTGGTACCCTTCTTCGCCGATATCCCGCAGCGCACCGGCTGGCGAGGCGAAATGCGTTACGGCCTGCTGAACGACGTCCGCGTGCTCGACAAGACGGCCTTCCCGCTGATGGTGCAGCGCTACGTGGCGCTGGCCTATGACAAAGGCCGCATTCAGCGCGCCGACGATCTGCCGCAGCCGTTGCTGTGGCCGCAGCTGCAGGTGAGCGACGAAGAGATCGCCGAAACCACTTCGGCCTTTAACCTGACTGACAGCCGACCGATCGTCGGCTTCTGCCCGGGCGCGGAGTTCGGCCCCGCCAAACGCTGGCCGCATTATCACTACGCAACGCTGGCTCAGCAGCTGATCGAGAGCGGCTATCAGGTCACGCTGTTCGGTTCGGCGAAAGACCACGAAGCCGGTGAACAGATCCGCGCCGCATTGCAGGAAGACGCGCGCGATTTCTGCCTCAACCTGGCCGGGAAAACCCAGCTGGAGCAGGCGGTTATCCTGATCGCGGCCTGTCGGGCGGTGGTCAGCAACGACTCCGGTTTAATGCACGTTGCCGCCGCGTTGAACAAACCGCTGATAGCCTTGTACGGCCCAAGTAGCCCCGACTTCACGCCGCCGCTCTCCGACAAGGCGCGCGTTATCCGTTTGATCAGCGGCTACCACAAGGTGCGTAAAGGCGATGCCGATCAGGGATACCACCAAAGTTTGATCGATATTCAGCCGCAGCAAGTGTTGGACGCGCTGACGCCGTTGCTTGTCGCCAGCGAGGAATAG
- the rfaC gene encoding lipopolysaccharide heptosyltransferase RfaC, whose product MQVLIVKTSSMGDVLHTLPALTDALQAIPDIRFDWVVEEGFSQIPTWHPAVDRVIPVAIRRWRKNWFGNDTRQQRCDFKRALQERRYDVVIDAQGLIKSAALITRIAKGNKHGPDCKSAREPFASWFYNVRHEIDKQQHAVERTRELFAKSLGYDKPGSYGDYAIAARFLSSPPADAGQYLVFLHATTRDDKHWPEQNWRELIALTADSGLKIKLPWGAEHEHQRALRLAEGFTHVEVLPKLSLQQVAEVLAGAKGVVSVDTGLSHLTAALDKPNITLFGPTDPGLIGGYGQNQHSLISPEKSMATIDADTAWQALQKVIA is encoded by the coding sequence ATGCAGGTGTTAATCGTAAAAACCTCCTCGATGGGGGACGTGCTGCATACGCTGCCCGCCCTGACCGACGCGCTGCAGGCCATTCCCGATATCCGCTTCGACTGGGTGGTGGAAGAAGGCTTCAGCCAAATTCCCACCTGGCACCCGGCGGTGGACCGCGTGATCCCGGTGGCCATTCGCCGCTGGCGTAAAAACTGGTTCGGCAACGACACCCGGCAGCAGCGCTGCGACTTCAAGCGCGCGCTGCAAGAACGCCGCTACGATGTGGTGATCGACGCACAGGGCCTGATCAAAAGCGCCGCGCTAATCACGCGCATCGCCAAGGGCAACAAGCATGGCCCCGACTGCAAGAGCGCACGCGAGCCGTTCGCCAGCTGGTTCTACAACGTTCGCCATGAGATAGACAAACAGCAGCACGCGGTGGAACGCACGCGCGAGCTGTTCGCCAAAAGCCTCGGTTACGACAAACCGGGCAGCTACGGCGATTACGCCATCGCCGCGCGTTTTCTCAGCAGTCCGCCGGCCGATGCCGGACAGTATTTGGTGTTTTTGCACGCTACGACCCGTGACGATAAACACTGGCCGGAGCAAAACTGGCGTGAGCTGATCGCGCTGACGGCCGACAGCGGGCTGAAGATCAAACTGCCGTGGGGCGCAGAGCATGAACATCAGCGCGCGCTGCGGTTGGCGGAAGGTTTTACGCATGTCGAGGTGCTGCCGAAACTCAGCCTGCAGCAGGTGGCCGAAGTGCTGGCCGGCGCCAAAGGGGTGGTCTCGGTCGACACCGGGCTAAGCCATTTGACCGCCGCGCTCGACAAACCGAACATCACGCTGTTCGGGCCGACCGATCCCGGCCTGATCGGCGGCTACGGGCAAAATCAGCACTCGCTGATTTCGCCGGAAAAAAGCATGGCGACAATCGACGCCGATACAGCATGGCAGGCGTTGCAAAAGGTTATAGCATGA
- a CDS encoding glycosyltransferase — translation MKKLHIINLGKMGGVERLFLQYINDTTDGSNQVLCISGDIGEEIRRQLPAHQPVTFANRLINALPLRCPQFLRKFLLKWKIERANADVVIVWDLVPGLAAKPKRGKLVYYDHGCSWRYPKNKKTLSFFAMLDGVISASHASKRVMELRFNLPCPNHVVINRIKTPAGIADAPKVLSQPIRIGTASRLVSLKGISVSLLMMQELLRRGHDVTLEVAGKGPDRAAFEALAARLQLGDRVTFSGYQDDVAGFFNRMHIYMSTPITEPFGLSCMESLYFGVPVIFPQVDGQPEAVKDGVCGIGLTPSITIEQHRQLTDIEVDFPHEVYDPLTDSLVSPKLLSHLDCADAVEKLLERETYQTLSRNAQRYPAEHFNYAQFKAEFDDTLRSFIA, via the coding sequence ATGAAAAAACTGCATATTATCAACCTGGGTAAAATGGGCGGCGTCGAGCGCCTGTTCCTGCAGTACATCAACGATACCACCGACGGCAGCAACCAGGTCTTGTGCATCAGCGGTGACATTGGCGAAGAGATCCGCCGCCAGTTGCCCGCGCATCAGCCCGTCACCTTCGCCAACCGCCTAATCAATGCGCTGCCGTTGCGCTGCCCGCAGTTCCTGCGCAAATTTTTGCTGAAGTGGAAAATCGAGCGGGCGAACGCCGACGTAGTGATCGTCTGGGACCTGGTGCCGGGGCTGGCGGCCAAACCCAAGCGCGGCAAACTGGTTTACTACGATCACGGCTGCTCCTGGCGTTACCCCAAGAATAAAAAGACGCTGAGTTTCTTCGCCATGCTGGACGGCGTCATTTCCGCCTCGCACGCGTCGAAGCGGGTGATGGAGCTGCGTTTTAATCTGCCTTGCCCAAATCACGTGGTGATCAACCGCATCAAGACGCCGGCGGGGATCGCCGACGCGCCGAAAGTGCTGTCACAGCCGATCAGGATCGGCACCGCCTCGCGCCTGGTCAGCCTGAAAGGCATCAGCGTTTCGCTGCTGATGATGCAGGAATTGCTGCGGCGCGGACATGACGTCACGCTGGAAGTGGCCGGCAAAGGGCCGGATCGCGCAGCGTTCGAGGCGCTGGCGGCCCGGCTTCAGCTCGGCGATCGCGTGACTTTTAGCGGCTACCAGGACGATGTCGCCGGCTTCTTCAATCGTATGCATATCTACATGAGTACACCGATAACCGAACCGTTTGGCTTGTCTTGCATGGAATCGCTCTATTTCGGCGTGCCGGTCATTTTCCCGCAGGTTGACGGCCAGCCGGAGGCGGTGAAAGACGGCGTCTGCGGCATTGGCCTGACGCCGTCGATCACCATTGAACAACACCGACAGCTCACCGATATCGAGGTCGACTTCCCGCATGAGGTCTACGATCCGTTGACCGACAGTCTGGTGTCGCCCAAGCTGCTGTCGCATCTCGACTGTGCGGATGCCGTTGAGAAATTACTGGAGCGCGAAACCTACCAGACTCTGAGCCGCAATGCGCAGCGCTATCCTGCTGAGCATTTCAACTATGCTCAGTTCAAAGCTGAGTTCGACGACACGCTGCGATCCTTCATCGCTTAA
- a CDS encoding O-antigen ligase family protein, producing MLKHRTPHPAFSYLIYLGCAIAFCTIPFGSATGRNLFYVSSYIAFIAVCLYPRYYFSNVKNLLLPALMFSVGMGTILWMHHFKQPGDYINIYRSYMSTGKLQLATAFILLIALNERLCVQRLLIVVALVTGLAVNGYSLYQGLRLDIPRVELNFDRATVAAYLMTAIDLVMMQAILMLRTRYRLVWYIAAFVLSFSALVLTGTRAAMLVYPVAVCLSLLATKQLVSRKHKFVLVSSVPVLLLICGFVFKTQIEQRIADFKTNMQLIDKPEIDNSIISRLSMQVIAWRTGADAPWGQSAEQRGEEIRAMVAQQPRLSGVMPYINVHLHNELLETYSLKGVWGALLLLALYVGLFFSSFRPQRNALLLSVSASLFVYGLSDVIFFSTEGTAMFCLALIAAVLSVAKQPPVQEPTP from the coding sequence ATGCTAAAACACAGAACGCCGCACCCTGCCTTCAGCTATCTGATCTATCTGGGGTGCGCCATCGCTTTTTGTACCATTCCTTTCGGTTCCGCGACCGGACGCAATCTGTTTTACGTTTCCAGCTACATCGCCTTTATCGCCGTTTGCCTGTACCCGCGCTACTACTTCAGCAACGTTAAAAATCTGCTGCTGCCCGCACTGATGTTCAGCGTGGGCATGGGAACCATCCTCTGGATGCATCACTTCAAACAGCCGGGTGACTACATCAACATTTATCGCTCTTATATGTCGACCGGCAAACTGCAGCTCGCTACTGCGTTCATCCTGCTGATCGCGCTCAATGAGCGGTTGTGTGTGCAGCGTCTGCTGATCGTTGTAGCTCTCGTTACCGGTCTGGCGGTCAACGGCTATTCCCTCTATCAGGGGCTGCGTCTGGATATTCCGCGCGTAGAGCTCAATTTCGATCGCGCCACGGTCGCTGCCTACCTGATGACCGCCATCGATCTGGTGATGATGCAGGCCATCCTGATGCTGCGCACCCGCTACCGTCTGGTGTGGTACATTGCGGCATTCGTGCTGTCCTTCTCTGCTTTGGTGCTCACCGGCACGCGAGCGGCCATGCTGGTCTACCCGGTGGCGGTCTGCCTGTCGCTGCTGGCGACCAAGCAGCTGGTTTCCAGGAAACACAAATTTGTACTGGTCTCCTCGGTGCCAGTGTTGCTGCTCATCTGCGGGTTCGTCTTTAAAACGCAGATTGAACAACGCATTGCCGACTTCAAAACCAACATGCAACTGATCGATAAACCCGAGATAGATAACTCCATCATTTCCCGTCTGTCGATGCAGGTGATTGCATGGCGTACAGGAGCGGATGCCCCATGGGGCCAATCCGCCGAGCAGCGCGGCGAAGAGATCCGCGCGATGGTCGCACAGCAGCCTCGCCTGTCTGGCGTCATGCCCTACATCAACGTCCACCTGCATAACGAACTGCTGGAAACCTACTCGCTCAAGGGCGTCTGGGGCGCACTGCTGCTGCTGGCGCTCTATGTGGGGCTGTTCTTCTCTTCATTCCGGCCGCAGCGCAACGCGCTGCTGCTGAGCGTCAGCGCCAGTCTGTTCGTTTACGGCCTGAGCGACGTTATCTTCTTCAGCACGGAAGGCACCGCCATGTTCTGTCTGGCGCTGATCGCCGCCGTTCTTTCCGTCGCGAAACAGCCCCCTGTCCAGGAACCAACACCGTGA
- a CDS encoding glycosyltransferase — protein sequence MNPQQPLLSVIVPFYNNEAFVIAALDSLFAQINDDIEVVIIDDGSTDASGALVSHYLAQRRHPRVVFTSQANGGIAHARNVGLQRATGRYITFLDGDDLLSDDYLAILRPLLTAGEDDLIDFNYQKFTEQPPTPDNRAVQPVAYDFPQLGLGCLQPLFARSMWHLWSRVYKRTLLEGETFEDGRRYEDVIFTPFQYFKTRRIAHLDCELYFYRDNSQGITRNIKPKDIEDLLFAMEKMLRFVAQHPGDEPLRRLAALMLANCFSEVKSMSKTVYGYYHYAPATLHILHRTAEICRNSDVPSKKVRQMRYARVDTFLSRLHGRKPH from the coding sequence GTGAATCCTCAGCAGCCGCTGCTCAGCGTCATCGTGCCGTTTTATAATAATGAAGCGTTCGTTATCGCTGCGCTGGATTCGTTATTTGCACAGATTAACGACGATATCGAGGTGGTGATCATCGACGATGGCTCCACCGACGCTTCCGGCGCGCTGGTCAGCCACTATCTGGCGCAGCGGCGGCATCCGCGCGTGGTCTTTACTTCACAAGCCAACGGCGGCATTGCGCACGCCCGCAATGTCGGCCTGCAACGGGCCACCGGGCGTTATATCACTTTTCTCGACGGCGACGATCTGCTGAGCGACGACTACCTGGCGATCCTGCGGCCCTTGCTGACAGCCGGGGAAGATGACCTGATCGACTTCAATTATCAGAAGTTTACCGAACAACCGCCAACCCCGGATAACCGCGCAGTGCAGCCCGTGGCCTACGACTTTCCACAGTTGGGGCTCGGCTGCCTGCAACCGCTGTTTGCACGCTCGATGTGGCATCTCTGGAGCCGCGTGTATAAACGTACGCTGCTGGAAGGGGAAACGTTCGAAGACGGCAGGCGCTATGAAGACGTGATTTTCACGCCTTTTCAGTATTTCAAAACCCGCCGCATCGCCCATCTCGACTGCGAACTCTATTTCTATCGGGACAACAGCCAAGGCATCACCCGCAATATCAAACCCAAAGATATCGAAGATTTGCTGTTCGCCATGGAGAAAATGCTGCGTTTTGTGGCGCAGCATCCCGGGGATGAGCCGCTGCGCCGGTTGGCCGCCCTGATGCTGGCCAACTGCTTTTCCGAGGTGAAAAGCATGTCGAAGACGGTATACGGCTATTATCATTACGCGCCGGCAACGCTGCATATCCTGCATCGCACCGCTGAGATCTGCCGCAACAGCGACGTGCCGAGCAAAAAAGTCCGCCAGATGCGCTATGCGCGCGTGGATACCTTTCTTTCGAGACTGCACGGGCGTAAGCCGCACTAA
- a CDS encoding glycosyltransferase family 9 protein, with protein sequence MSKKWKIKVADWFLRRYTAKYGRFQDKATFDGAQQFDNIVIYSTTALGDFMFNTPALRAMRERYPSAHITLVVHKKNRELVENGRYYDRVVYWDSKIKTIRPLLKSLREHRPDLALILHSHLPYDIISAVLAGAKYIIRDNYSSGICGLEPWLTNYIFHYYGHFVRRKLELISILGCRSDDPTMEIPVDYQRGVKSSEHPTIGFQLGASTESRCWPVSHYARLADELVAKHPNVRIVLIGAQFDDGKAKQFMSLIGPQTQACVDNQIGKTGLQGLLTLIDSFHVLVTGDTGPLHLAVALKVKTISLFVTADSRSTGPIQDAELHRIIQVSRTGYTMPLEAESPMGVIQPQRIYDELVAHVPLAR encoded by the coding sequence ATGTCGAAGAAATGGAAAATCAAGGTTGCCGACTGGTTCTTGCGCCGCTATACGGCGAAATACGGCCGTTTTCAGGACAAGGCGACGTTTGACGGCGCCCAACAGTTTGACAATATCGTCATCTATTCCACCACGGCGTTGGGCGACTTCATGTTCAACACGCCGGCGCTGAGGGCGATGAGGGAACGCTACCCCAGCGCCCACATCACGCTGGTGGTGCACAAGAAAAACCGCGAGCTGGTGGAAAACGGTCGTTATTACGATCGCGTGGTGTATTGGGACAGCAAGATCAAGACGATACGTCCATTGCTGAAATCGCTGCGCGAACATCGGCCGGATTTGGCGCTGATTCTGCACTCCCACCTGCCTTATGACATCATCAGCGCCGTACTGGCCGGGGCGAAGTACATTATCAGGGATAACTACAGCTCAGGCATTTGCGGGCTGGAGCCTTGGCTGACCAACTACATCTTCCATTATTACGGCCACTTCGTGCGCCGCAAACTGGAGCTGATTTCCATCCTGGGTTGCCGCAGCGACGATCCGACGATGGAAATTCCCGTGGACTATCAGCGCGGCGTCAAAAGCAGCGAGCATCCTACCATCGGTTTTCAACTGGGGGCGTCAACAGAGTCGCGTTGCTGGCCGGTTTCGCACTATGCGCGGCTGGCCGATGAACTGGTGGCGAAGCACCCTAATGTGCGCATCGTACTCATTGGCGCACAGTTTGACGACGGCAAGGCAAAGCAGTTTATGAGCCTGATCGGCCCGCAAACGCAGGCCTGCGTGGATAACCAGATCGGTAAAACGGGGCTGCAAGGCTTGCTGACGCTGATCGACAGTTTTCATGTTCTGGTCACCGGCGATACCGGGCCGCTGCATCTGGCGGTGGCGCTGAAAGTGAAAACCATCAGCCTGTTCGTGACCGCCGACTCACGCTCTACCGGCCCGATTCAGGATGCTGAACTGCACCGCATCATTCAGGTGTCGCGTACCGGCTATACGATGCCGCTGGAGGCAGAAAGCCCGATGGGAGTCATCCAGCCGCAGCGGATTTATGATGAGTTGGTCGCGCACGTGCCTTTAGCGCGCTAG
- a CDS encoding polysaccharide deacetylase family protein: MTKPAFLITIDTEGDNLWQNHDRIATENTRFLPRFQALCEKYAFKPVYLTNYEMAMDPAYVEFARDVIARDAGEVGMHLHAWNSPPLTPLTDDDWRHKPYLIEYPADQIRAKVDHMTKLLEDAFQTKMLSHRAGRWAFNEYYASLLLEYGYQVDCSVTPRVNWQFSPGNPRGNGGTDYSRFPSQAYFIDPQNIAKPGASSLLEVPMSIQYKHSALMNAFKQGYDRLRGKRRSPSVNWLRPSGGNVDKMIGVAEASLAQGHDYVEFMLHSSEFMPGGSPTFKTEQDIEVLYRDLEQLFDWLQQRTVGMTLAEYYQLKAN, translated from the coding sequence ATGACTAAACCGGCGTTTCTCATCACCATTGATACCGAAGGCGATAATCTGTGGCAAAACCACGATCGCATCGCGACCGAAAACACGCGTTTCTTGCCGCGCTTTCAGGCGCTGTGCGAAAAATACGCCTTCAAACCGGTTTATCTCACCAACTATGAAATGGCGATGGACCCGGCTTACGTCGAGTTTGCGCGCGACGTGATCGCCCGCGACGCCGGCGAGGTGGGGATGCACCTGCACGCCTGGAACAGCCCGCCGCTGACGCCGCTGACCGACGACGACTGGCGCCACAAACCTTATTTGATCGAGTATCCCGCCGATCAGATCCGCGCCAAGGTCGATCACATGACCAAGCTGCTGGAAGACGCTTTCCAGACCAAGATGCTCAGCCATCGCGCCGGCCGCTGGGCGTTCAACGAATACTATGCCTCGCTGCTGCTGGAATACGGTTATCAGGTGGACTGCTCGGTCACGCCGCGGGTCAACTGGCAGTTTTCGCCGGGCAATCCGCGGGGCAACGGCGGCACGGATTACAGCCGCTTCCCGTCGCAGGCCTATTTCATCGATCCGCAGAACATCGCCAAACCGGGCGCTTCGTCGCTGCTGGAAGTGCCGATGAGCATTCAGTACAAGCACTCGGCGCTGATGAATGCGTTCAAGCAGGGGTATGACCGGCTGCGCGGCAAGCGGCGCTCGCCATCCGTCAACTGGCTGCGCCCGAGCGGCGGCAATGTGGACAAGATGATAGGCGTGGCTGAGGCGTCGCTGGCGCAGGGGCATGACTACGTCGAATTTATGCTGCACTCCTCCGAATTTATGCCGGGCGGCAGCCCGACGTTCAAGACCGAGCAGGATATCGAAGTGCTGTACCGCGATCTGGAACAGCTGTTTGACTGGCTGCAGCAGCGTACGGTGGGCATGACGCTGGCCGAGTATTATCAACTTAAAGCGAACTAA
- the rfaQ gene encoding putative lipopolysaccharide heptosyltransferase III, with product MMNDAPALTSAPSVQRILIIKLRHHGDMLLVTPVINSLRQNYPQAQIDVLLYQETREMLASNPELSTLFAIDRQWKKQGTRAHLGHELALLRRLKAQRYDLVVNLADQWRSAILTRLTGARIRLGFDFPKRRGFVWRHCHTQLVPVDNHARLHTVEQNLSLLAPLNLPALNERVTMSYDPKDWQACEQLLQKQGVAGGYIVVQPTSRWFFKCWSEEKMAATLTALQADGHQLVITSGPDAREKAMVERILALSPPQGVISLAGQLTLRQLAALIDHAKLFIGVDSVPMHMAAALQTPCIALFGPSKLTFWRPWQATGAVIWAGDFGELPDPDAIDTGTDERYLDLIPTDAVIAAARSTLA from the coding sequence ATGATGAACGACGCGCCAGCCCTAACTTCCGCCCCATCCGTACAGCGTATTCTGATCATAAAACTGCGCCACCACGGCGATATGCTGCTGGTCACGCCGGTCATCAACAGCCTGCGGCAAAACTACCCGCAGGCGCAGATCGATGTGCTGCTGTATCAGGAAACGCGGGAGATGCTGGCCAGTAATCCGGAGCTGTCGACCCTGTTCGCCATCGATCGTCAATGGAAAAAGCAGGGCACCCGCGCACACCTGGGGCACGAACTGGCGCTGCTGCGCCGCCTGAAAGCGCAGCGCTACGATCTGGTGGTCAACCTGGCCGATCAGTGGCGCAGCGCCATCCTCACGCGCCTGACCGGCGCGCGCATCCGTCTGGGCTTCGATTTTCCCAAACGCCGCGGCTTCGTGTGGCGCCACTGTCACACGCAGCTGGTACCGGTAGACAATCACGCCCGCCTGCATACCGTCGAACAGAATCTCTCATTGCTGGCACCGCTGAACCTGCCCGCGCTCAATGAACGTGTGACCATGAGTTATGATCCAAAGGATTGGCAGGCTTGTGAGCAACTGTTGCAGAAACAGGGTGTCGCCGGCGGTTATATTGTGGTGCAGCCTACGTCGCGCTGGTTCTTCAAATGTTGGAGCGAAGAGAAGATGGCCGCCACCCTCACCGCCTTACAGGCGGACGGCCACCAGTTGGTGATCACCTCCGGCCCTGACGCCAGAGAAAAAGCCATGGTGGAGCGCATTTTGGCGCTCAGCCCGCCGCAGGGCGTGATCTCGTTGGCCGGGCAACTGACGCTGCGCCAATTGGCCGCCTTAATCGATCACGCCAAACTGTTTATCGGCGTGGATTCGGTGCCGATGCACATGGCCGCTGCGCTGCAAACGCCATGCATAGCGCTGTTCGGCCCTTCCAAGCTGACCTTCTGGCGGCCATGGCAGGCTACCGGCGCCGTGATCTGGGCCGGTGACTTCGGTGAACTGCCCGATCCGGACGCCATCGATACCGGCACCGACGAACGGTATCTCGACCTTATTCCTACAGACGCGGTGATTGCAGCCGCGCGGAGCACGCTGGCATGA
- a CDS encoding glycosyltransferase family 4 protein: MKAFRLAIVRQKYRPDGGAERFVSRALEALEQQDLDLNVITREWQGDANPNWHIHLCNPLKLGRISRERGFAVAARALWQKERFDLVQSHERIPGCDIYRAGDGVHRRWLLQRARLLPEWRRKWLFSNRYHRYVMCAERAMYAAPELKAVICNAEMIKQEIIADFGVPADKITVIYNAIDNQKFPPADEALRRGLREQYQIPQQAHCLIFVGSGFERKGLAAAIRAVAATDSHLMVVGKDKAEKRYRALAQSLGCSDRIHFMGVQKQTLPFYQAADALLLPTLYDPFPNVILEAMSCGLPVVTSTTCGGAEFITPGENGFVTDALDVPAITEAIRALPRQALGSSMGEAARLRIMTATPAHLSEQLISLYNRLLD, translated from the coding sequence ATGAAAGCATTTCGTTTGGCGATCGTTCGCCAAAAATACCGCCCGGACGGCGGAGCCGAACGTTTCGTTTCCCGCGCCCTGGAGGCGCTGGAGCAACAGGATCTCGATCTGAACGTCATCACTCGCGAATGGCAGGGTGACGCCAATCCCAACTGGCACATCCACCTGTGCAACCCGTTAAAGCTCGGCCGCATCAGCCGCGAACGGGGGTTCGCCGTGGCGGCCAGGGCGCTGTGGCAGAAAGAGCGCTTCGATTTAGTACAAAGCCACGAGCGCATTCCCGGCTGCGACATCTACCGCGCCGGCGACGGCGTACATCGCCGCTGGCTGCTGCAACGCGCGCGTCTGCTGCCGGAATGGCGGCGCAAATGGCTGTTTTCAAACCGCTATCACCGCTACGTGATGTGCGCCGAACGCGCCATGTACGCTGCGCCAGAGCTGAAAGCCGTCATCTGCAACGCCGAGATGATCAAGCAGGAGATCATCGCCGACTTTGGCGTGCCCGCCGACAAGATCACGGTGATCTATAACGCCATCGACAATCAGAAATTCCCGCCCGCCGACGAGGCCCTGCGCCGCGGCCTGCGCGAACAATATCAGATCCCGCAACAGGCGCACTGCCTGATCTTTGTCGGCTCCGGTTTCGAGCGTAAAGGGCTGGCCGCCGCCATCCGCGCCGTGGCGGCGACCGACAGCCATCTCATGGTGGTCGGCAAAGACAAGGCCGAAAAACGCTACCGTGCGTTGGCGCAGTCGCTGGGCTGCAGCGATCGCATTCACTTTATGGGCGTGCAGAAGCAGACCTTGCCGTTCTACCAGGCGGCGGACGCGCTGCTGCTGCCGACGCTGTACGATCCGTTCCCCAACGTGATTTTGGAAGCGATGTCATGCGGCCTGCCGGTTGTCACCAGCACCACCTGCGGTGGCGCCGAATTTATCACCCCTGGCGAAAACGGCTTCGTCACCGATGCGCTCGACGTGCCGGCCATCACGGAGGCTATCCGCGCGCTGCCGCGCCAAGCGCTGGGATCATCCATGGGCGAAGCGGCGAGATTGCGCATTATGACGGCTACGCCGGCGCATCTCTCCGAACAGCTGATTTCTCTCTATAACCGGTTACTGGACTAG
- a CDS encoding glycosyltransferase, protein MRILMIIDGLPGGGAEKVVLTLCQGMQQQGHDVSLISLRDVCNYPIPSGIDYQVVADRSRAPWRKLTELSRRAAALDRAIAEHERQHGAFDLVFSNLHKTDRIVSRSKRLATDRLWFCIHGILSTSYLGHRKGLDRWLKQRKIANVYQGRNIVAVSQAVGDDLQQNLPIRPRRLAVINNPFDIDAIQQQAAVPCELAGQDYLVHVGRFHPAKRHDRLLKAYAQSGIQAPLALIGTGDDARVADAKRLAAELGIAERVLFLGFQANPYPFIRHASLLVLSSDSEGFGNVLVESLLCGTPVVSTRCPGGPAEILEKAGMANALAELSEASLAAKMAEIYAKPPQINQQQLLSYGLEPICRQYLELKKQ, encoded by the coding sequence ATGCGTATTCTGATGATCATCGACGGCCTGCCGGGAGGCGGCGCGGAAAAAGTGGTGCTGACCCTGTGTCAGGGTATGCAGCAACAGGGGCATGACGTCAGCCTTATCTCGCTGCGCGACGTCTGCAATTACCCTATCCCGTCAGGCATTGATTATCAGGTGGTGGCCGATCGCAGCCGTGCCCCCTGGCGCAAGCTGACCGAGCTGTCGCGCCGCGCCGCTGCGCTGGATCGGGCGATAGCCGAACACGAACGCCAACACGGCGCGTTCGATCTGGTGTTCTCCAACCTGCATAAAACCGATCGCATCGTCAGCCGCAGCAAGCGGTTGGCCACGGATCGTCTGTGGTTCTGCATTCACGGCATTCTCTCCACCTCCTACCTCGGCCACCGCAAGGGCCTGGACCGCTGGCTGAAGCAGCGCAAAATCGCCAACGTTTACCAGGGGAGAAATATCGTCGCCGTTTCACAGGCGGTCGGCGACGATCTGCAGCAGAACTTGCCGATCCGCCCGCGCCGGCTGGCGGTCATCAACAACCCGTTCGACATCGACGCCATCCAGCAACAGGCCGCGGTGCCTTGCGAACTGGCCGGCCAGGACTATTTGGTGCATGTCGGCCGTTTTCACCCCGCAAAGCGGCATGACCGGCTGCTGAAAGCCTATGCGCAGTCCGGCATTCAGGCGCCATTGGCCTTGATCGGTACCGGAGACGACGCCAGAGTCGCCGACGCCAAACGCCTGGCGGCGGAGCTAGGCATCGCAGAACGCGTGCTGTTTCTCGGTTTTCAGGCCAATCCCTACCCGTTTATTCGCCATGCCTCACTGCTGGTGCTCAGCTCCGACAGCGAAGGGTTCGGTAACGTGCTGGTAGAATCGCTGCTGTGCGGCACGCCGGTGGTCAGCACCCGTTGTCCGGGTGGCCCTGCGGAAATTCTGGAAAAAGCCGGAATGGCTAACGCGCTGGCGGAATTAAGCGAAGCGTCGCTGGCAGCAAAAATGGCGGAAATTTACGCCAAGCCGCCGCAGATAAATCAACAGCAATTGCTGAGCTATGGGCTGGAACCTATTTGCCGCCAATATCTGGAACTGAAAAAACAATAA